The sequence below is a genomic window from Sphingomonas crusticola.
AAGTTCTTCTTCATGATGATGTTGACCACGCCGCCGATCGCGTCGGCACCATAGGTCGAGGATGCACCATCCTTCAGCACTTCGACCCGCTCGACCGCGCTGAACGGGATCGAGTTGAGATCGGTGTAGGCATTGTGGCCGTCGTCGTTGAGCGGGAAGTTGGTCGAACGCAGGCCGTCGATGAGGACCAGCGTCGAGGAGACGCCGAGACCGCGCAGCGAAACCGCCGCGCCGCCGGCGGAGAAGCCGCCCTGGAAGCCGGTCGAGATCGAGCCGGCGCCGTCGGCCGAGACCGAGCGGATCGCATCGTTGATGTTGGTGATGCCGCTCTTCACGAGGCTGTCCGCGGTCAGCACGGTGACGGGCGACGGAGTCTCGGTGGAGGTGCGGCGCAGCAGCGAGCCGGTCACGACGATTTCGTCGCCCTGCGTGCCCGTCTGCTGGACGCCGGTGGCGGCATCAACGGCGGCGGGGCTGTTCGGGCCAGTGGCCTCGGACGGAGCGGGCGGGGTCGGCGTGGTGGTGGCGGCCGGTACCTGGGCAAATGCCGGAGCGGCAAGCGAGGCCAAGGCGAGCGACGCGAGAGTGGGAAGGGCCGAGCCGGCAAGCAGGCGTCGGGCCGAGATGGTGGAAATCATAGCGATTAAGCCCCCGAAAGGTCGGCCCGGTGTCCCCTAAGGCCGAATTGGTTGTCTCTGCTGCATGCGCGAATGCAATTGCCGCAAAGCCTGTTCGCACGATGCGCATTCGTTCCCACCGTGTAAACTTTTCTGGGGGAGGATGTGCATCTTCTCAGGGTTCTGTCGTATTTTCGCAACAGAGCCCGCCTAGGAGTTCAGCCTCTTGCGCCTCCCGCAGGCGCGAACAATATTTCAAATTCGGGCTTAGAAACGCGCTTTGGACGACATTTCATGCCAATCGACGCACGATTATTCCCGAGCCTGATCTACGCCGCCCGCGCGCTCCGGCAGACGGCCGACCAAGACTGCTGACCAAAAGGCGTTCCGCCGCCGATCTGTCCGCCCGCCTCCGCCGCCAGGCCCGTTGGGAGGCGGTGGCGCGTAGCGCGGGAAGCGGGGTTTTTTTTGAGGATCGCTTTCCCTAAGGCTGACTGCAATGGAGTGTGCACAGTCAGACCGGCCCTATGCGGGCCGCTTCCTCGACGGAGAGCATCGCTTCACGGTGCGCGTGTATTATGAAGATACCGACGCCGGGGGTGTGGTCTATCATGCCAATTTCCTGCGTTTCTTCGAGCGGGCGCGCACGGATATGCTTGCGCTGGCCGGGGCCGACATTGCGGCCACGCTGAACGCGAAAGAGGGCGGCTATGTCGTCGCCGCCGCCGACCTCAGATATTTGCGGCCGGCCCGCCTTGGCGAGGTGCTGATCATCCTCAGCCGCCTGGTTGAGGTGCGGCAGGCGGCATGCACCATTCAGCAAAGAGTCATGCGCGACGATCAGATGCTGGTCGAAGGCAAGCTGACCGTCGCCTTCGTCGGCACCGACGGGCGACCGAAGCGCCAGCCCACGGCGTGGATCGAGGCATTTCAGGGTTTCAACGGAGCAGAACAAAAAACATGAACGGCCTAACCGTTACCACCGCGCAGGCGGCCATTTCTCCGATCGCTCTGTTTCTCCACGCCGATATTGTCGTGAAGATCGTGATGATTGGCCTCCTGCTGGCAAGCTTGTGGACGTGGACGATCATTTTCGGCCGCGGCAGCGTGCTGCGCCGTGCGGATCGGGCGAGCGCGGACTTCGAGAGCGATTTCGCCAAGGCGCCCGACATCGACCGTTTCTATCAGGAGCGCGGCAAGGCGGATGCGCCCGCGGCGCGTATATTCGCGGCCGGTATTGACGAGTGGCGGCAATCCACCGCCAGCCGCCGCCTCGATCGGCAGGCGGCGCGCGACCGGCTTGGCGTCGCCATGGCGTCGGCGAGCGCGGCCGAGGTCGAGAGCTTGTCCAACGGCCTTAACATTCTCGCCACGATCGGCAGCGTCTGCCCGTTCGTCGGCCTGTTCGGCACCGTGTGGGGCATCATGCGCTCGTTCGCGGACATTGCGGCATCCCAGAATACCAGCTTCGGCGCGGTCGCACCGGGCATTGCAGAGGCGTTGTTCGCGACCGCGTTGGGCCTGTTCGCGGCGATCCCGGCGACCATCGCTTACAACCGCATGGTGTACCGCCTCGACCGGATCGAGGCGCGCGTCAATCGCTTCGCCGACCGCTTTCACGCGACCTTGAGCCGCGAGCTGGACGGCGAAGCCTGATGGCGATGGGTGGTGTCCCGCGACGCGGCCATGGCCGTCGGCGCGCGCCGATGGCGGAGATCAACGTCACCCCGTTGGTCGACGTGATGCTGGTGCTGCTGATCATCTTCATGGTCACGGCGCCGCTGTTGGTCGCGGGCGTGCCGGTGAACCTGCCCGACAGCCGCGCCAAGCCGCTGGAGCAGCAGCAGAAGCCGGTCCAGCTCAGCCTCGACCGGTCGGGCAAGGTCTTCATCGACGATGCCGAGGTGCCGATGGCCGCCTTGCCCGATCGGCTGGCGGCGATCCCGCATGCGGGCACCGACGCCCCGCAAATCTATCTTCGCGCCGATCGCAGCCTGGATTGGGGCCGGGTGGCGCAGGTGATGGGTGAGCTGAGCCGCGCGGGACTGACCAAGATCTCGCTTGTCACTAATGGCGGCCCGGACAAGCCGTGATGGATCGTACCGACGGCCGGGGCCTCGCGGTCGCGATTGTCGGCCACCTGATAGTGTTCGCGGCGCTGACGCTCGGCATCGCGCATCGCGTGCCGCCGGTGCACGCGCCGGTCGAGACGATGGATGTCCAACTGGTCGACGCGGTCGGCTTGCGTTCGGCCGCGCCCGAACCGGCGACCGAGGCGCCGCGCGAAATGCAGGCGCCCGATGCCGGGGCACCGGTTGAGGCGCCGCCGCCTGCACCCAGCGCGACCCCGCCAACGCTCGCACCGACACCGACGCCACCGAAGCCGGCGCCACCGACGCCCGCGCCCGCGCCGGCTAAGCCTGCTCCGGCCAAGCCCCAGCCGACGCCTACGGCAAAGCCGTCCCCGCCGTCGCGTCCGCTCACCGACATTCTCAAGGACGTGCAGTCGAAGGCGCGCAACGAGCAGGCGGGCAGCAATGCCCAGGCCAAGGCCGATCGCGCCGCTGCCGCGAAGGTCGGCAGCCTGTTGAAAGGCGTCATTGGCGCTTCGGCCGGCAAGGGCGAAAAGCCGCGGGCGGCCGTGTCCGGAGCCGCGATGAACGGGCTGGCGGCAGCCATAAAGCGTCAGGTCCAGCCCTGCTACGAACTCGGCGGGCTCGGGGGCACGCCGGCAATGCAGATCGTCACGACGCTGCGCTTGCGCTACAACAAGGATGGATCGGTCGCGGGAAACCCCCAACTCGTCGATCAGACGGGGGTTAATGCGGGCAACCGCGCCTATGCCCAGCAGATCGCGGAAGTGGCACGCCGCGCCGTGCTACGCTGCTCGCCGGTCCATCTGCCGGCCGAATTGTATGAAGGCGGATGGGACGATCTCGATTTCCGCTTCACACCCGGACAAATGCAATGACGCCGGACACGAATATGGTTGGAGGATGGATGAAGAGGCTACGTCTCCTGGTTTCGCTGGGCTTGCTGCTCCTTCCAGGTGCCGCCGTCGCGCAGGCGCCGGAGGTCCAGCCCGGCCCCGGGCCGGCGGCCGGAGCCGGACCGGCGCCGGGTCAGCGGCTCACGGTCGACATCAGCGGCGGAATCTCGCAGCCGATGCCGATCGCTATCCCCGTAATGCCCACGCCCAATGCGGTCACGACCGCGGCCGGACCGACCGAGGCGCTCGGCGGGCAGGTGTCCGAGATCATAACCAACGATCTCAAAAATAGCGGCTTGTTCTCGCCCTTGCCCAAGGGGCAGCTCCAACCGGTGAGCTTCGCGCAGGCGTCGGCGCCCGATTACGGCGCATGGCTGCCGACGGGCGCGCAGGCGCTGGTGCAGGGTTTCGTCCAGGCCAATGGCGATGGCACACTCACCGTCGGTTGCTACCTTTACGACGTCTTCGCCAAGAACGAGATGGCGCGGCAGGGCTTCGTCGTAAAGCCGTCCGAATGGCGCCGCGCGGCTCATAAATGCGCCGACACGGTCTATGCCCGCCTCACCGGCGAGGGCCCCTATTTCGATAGCCAGGTGATCTATGTCTCCGAAACCGGGCCGAAGAAAAACCGCACCAAGCGACTGGCGATCATGGACCAGGACGGCGCCAATCATCGCTTCATCACCAACGGCCAGAGCCTCGTCCTGACGCCGCGCTTCGCGCCCGCGCGCCAGACGGTTGTGTTCATGTCGTTCGAGAATGACCAGCCGCGCGTCTACGTCTACGACGTGGGTTCGGGCCGCAAGCGGCTGGTGGTCGACCAGCCCTATACGACCTTCGCGCCGCGCTTTTCGCCCGACGGCCGCTCGATCCTGTTCTCGATGATCGTCAACGGCAATTGCGACATCTATCGTGTCTCGTCGAGCGGCGGCGCGGCGACCCGGCTGACGACCTCGCCGGGGATCGATACCGGTGGCAGCTATTCGCCCGACGGCAGCAAGATCGTGTTCGAAAGCGATCGCTCCGGCACGCAGCAGCTCTATGTGATGAGCGCCGATGGTTCAGGCCAACGGCGGATCAGCTTTGGCGGTGGCCGCTACGCAACCCCGGTCTGGAGCCCGCGCGGCGACCTCATCGCCTACACGCATATCGGTGGCGGCTTCTCGGTCGGCACGATGGGAGTTGACGGCTCGGGCGCGAAGAACCTCACCAATGGTTGGCAGGACGAAGGCCCAACCTGGGCGCCTAATGGGCGCGTGCTGATGTTCTTCCGCACCGCCCAGGGCTCGGGCCGCGCCGATTTGTGGTCGGTCGATCTGACCGGCGTCAACGAGCGCCGCGTGCCGACGCCGCTCGATGGATCGGACCCCGCCTGGGGACCGTTACTACCCTGATCAACTATAACCGAAGGAGTGCAACGATGAACAAGACGACCATGCTGCTGACCACGGCAGCCCTGATCGCCGTTGCCGGCTGCACCAAGAAGCCGCCGGCCAAGCTGCCGCCGCCGCCGCCAAGCGGCACCACCACGACCGGGCAGGACAGTGGCAGCACGACGACGGATGCCACGAACGGCGTCACCCCGGGTTCGCGCGCCGATATGCTGGCGCAGGCGGGGACCGATACGGTCCATTTCGCCACCGACAGTTCGGATATCGACAGCGAAGCGACCGCCATCCTGACCCGGCAGGCGGCGTGGTTGCGCAAATATCCGAATGTCCGCGTCACCGTGGAAGGCCATTGCGACGAACGCGGCACGCGCGAATATAACCTCGCGCTCGGCGATCGTCGCGCCAATTCGGCCAAGAATTTCCTGATCAATGCCGGCATAAGCGCGGCGCGCATCAGCGTGATCAGCTACGGCAAGGAACGCCCGGTCGCGGCTGGCTCCGACGAGGAAAGCTGGGCGCAGAACCGCCGTGCGGTCACCGTCGTTCCGCAATAGTCGCAAGGCTCCTCCCTTTCGCGGGAGGAGCTAGCTTTATCGTTCGGTGGACAGGACGAAGTCCCGCAGGGCGCGTGCATCATGCAAGGCGTTGTGCGGGACTTTGCTGTTGCGCGCGGTCGAAAAGCCCGGTGTCCGCAGGAAGTGGAAGCGGATGTTGGTCACGTCGACGATCTCGCCGTCCCCGGTTTGTAACAGCCGGCAGAACAATGCGATGTCCTCCGGCCAGTCTGCGACGATTTCAGGCTCAGGATCGGTGCGCAGATAGGCGGCGATGTCGTGCGCCGCAGCGATCGGGTCGAGCTGGTTGTAGAGCATGGTCGGCACGCTCTTCAAATAAGGGATGACGTGCTGTGCGACCCACGGCAACGGCTCCTCAGCCATCGGCACGACCACATAATAATCCTGATCGCCCTCCTCCGATGCGAGGCCCAGGCTGATCAGGCAGCCGCCGAAGCCGTTAAACTCCGTATCCAGAAAATAGCGCATCAGCCCTTCTTCGGCGGCTTCGGCGGATGAGCCACCTCGGGGTGATTGCCGTCGAGCGCCTCGTCCAGCAGCCGCGCCAGCCGGATGCCGCCCTTGGCGACTTGCAGGCGCAGCGCGGGCATCAATTCCACGATCTTGGCCTGGTCGAATGTCACCTTGGCCGGCGCCGGCGATGCGCACGGATCCGCGATCACGCTGCCATAAACGATGGTTTTCGCCAGCTGCCAGCTCTCGCGGCTCCAATCTTCGAGCGACCCCTGGGCCAGCACGGCACGATCGGCTGGCGGCACCTGCGACAGGATGCCATCGGCGCCGCCGGGCGGCGATGAGATTGCCCGATCGGCGAGCAGACCGTCCCACACGGAATGGAGGTTGGTGCGCGGTATGAAGCCGTAGCTCACCTTGACCTTGTTGCCGCCCTGATCGCCGTCATGTTCCGCGCCATGCAGCGGCTGATGCAGATCGCCGGTGAAATGGACCAGGAATGCCAGCGCCATCAGGCGGTCACGGGCGGGCAATTCCCGGTCGGCGACCATGCGCTGCGCCCGCGCGATCTGCTTGGACACGCAATTGCCGTCGGCACACCATTCCTTAAGGTCGAACGGTTTGCAGATGTCGACGTCCTGGAAGTGCCAATTATAGGCATAATTGAACCGGTCGCCGAGCGTCTTGATGCAATCCGGCCAGACCGACGCCTCCTCGATCGTCCGGGCCGGACAGGTCGGGGTCTCCAGCACTTTCTGCCGCTTGAGCAGCCACTCGATGGATTGCCTCGTCCGCGGCTGCACCAGCTTCATCGCGACTTCGGCGGTGGTCTCGTGCCCATATTCCCACCAGGCAAAAGCAGGGGAGGGGAGGAGCAACAGGGCGAACGCTGCCAGCAGCGCCTGGAGGGACCGGATCATGCAAGGCCGGTTAGACCAGCCGCATGACGGCGCAAGGTCATTCGTCGCCGTAGATCGCGATCTCGGGCAAAGAATCATGCGTCGCCATGGCGCGATACATCGCCTTGGTGTTGAAGGCCCAGCCGCCGGAGCCGTCGGGCGAGACCACGATCACGCCGCCTTTGCCGTCCATGTCGCCCAATTCGTCGATCAGTGTATCGGCCGCATCCTCGATGGTCCAACCGGCCAGACGGACGCGCGCGCAAATCTCATGCGCTACGCCCAGCCGGATGAAATATTCACCCGCGCCGGTGCACGAAACCGCCGCTGCGCGATCGTCGGCATAGGTGCCGGCGCCAATCAGCGGCGAATCACCGACGCGGCCCCATTTCTTGCCCGTGAGCCCGCCGGTGGAGGTCGCAGCCGCGACATGGCCGCTGCCGTCGACGGCCACCGCGCCGACCGTCCCATATTTCATGGCGCTGTCGAACGGCAGGTCGGGATTAGCGAGAATTTCATCGAGCTGCCGCCGCCGCTCGGGTGTCTCGAACCAGCCCGGGTCGGCCGCCTCCACTTCGTGGGCACGGCCGAACGCGTCCGCGCCGGCGCCCGCGAGGAATACGTGGGTCGAACGATCCATCACTTCGCGCGCCAGCAGGATCGGATTCTTGGTCGAGCGCACGCCTGCCACCGCACCGGCCTTAAGAGCGGCGCCGTCCATGATCGCGGCGTCACATTCGATGCGGCCCTCGGCGGTAAAGACCGATCCGCGCCCGGCGTTGAAGTGGGGATCGTCCTCCAGCACGCGTACGGCCGCCTGCACCGCATCCAACGCCGTTCCGCCATCACGCAGGAGGAACGCCCCGGCGTCGAGCGCTGCGCCGAGCGCGGTGCGAGCCGCGGCATCTTCGGCAGGTGCCAGATTGTCGCGCGTCATGCTGCCCGCACCACCGTGGATGACGATCGTCCAGGTTGGCGCGGGCGTTGACATGATGCCGGTCTAGACCAGCACGTGCCCGGCGGAAACCGGCTTGGTGGCGGTCTGGCGCTTCAGTCCGATCAGCGGCCGCAGCGGAGCGATGTTTCGGCCGATCAGATAGAACAGCCAGCATCCCGCGAACGTCGCCACCACCAGGATCAGGAAGCGTTCCAGCCCAGTCGTCGGCGTGCTCAGCAACCAATAGCCCACGACCAAGATCAACGTCTGGTGGACGATGTAAAAGGGGAATACCGCTTCCGCGAGCATCGGCCGCCATTTGCTGTCATGGTTCCAGTGCGTTTCGGCGAGGCCGATCAGCGCCACGATCGCGCCCCATGCCTCGGTCGAGCGCGCGATCCGGTACAGCAGGCTGAGCGCGTAGCTCAATCGCGCGTCGCCCGGATAAGCGAGTTCCGCCCACGCAAGATAGGCCCAACCCAGAAGTGCGGCGATGCCTGCAATCTTCCACCAGCGAGCGACGGCAGCGCGAACGGGATGCGAGTGGCGTAACAGGATCCCGAACAGGAAGGCGCTGAAATAGTCGAGATGTGCGCTCCAGTCGTTGACGAACAAATGCGTGTCGGACCAGCCGGGCGACACGAAATTGTGGATGCAGAAGAAGGCGGTAATGCCGATCGGCAGCAACGCCGGTCCCGCCAACGACCGCTCCGCCACGCGCTTCGCGCGCTCTTTCCATGCCCCTGGCAAGGTCAGCAACGCACCCCACAGCAGTGTGTAGGCAAGCAGATAGACCACGAACCACAGATGCATATAGGTCGGCACGATCACGCCATCGATCGCCTGCGGCCGGTAATAATCGTGCAGGAGGAAATAGCCGAAGCCATGGGAATAACCATGCTGTGTCACCAGTTCGACCCACGGCTGCGGCGTCACGATCACCGCCATCCCGAACAGCAAAGGGATGCCAAGCCGCGCCAGCCGGGAGCGCATGAGCGCACCGACGCTGGGGCTGCGCGCGAACAGAGCCGCGCTAGCGAAACCCGAGACCACGAACAGCAGCGAAAGGCGCCACGGGTTGGTGAGAAACATCGGCACGACCGTCCAGTCGATCGGCGGGGTCATCTTGACCGAAAATGCCCACGGCACGAACGCCATGCCGACATGGTAGAGGATGAGAAGCTGGAAGGCGCCGATCCGCAGCCAATCCATGCCGTAATGCCGGTGCGCCGGCCTGCCCGTTTCCATTGCCATATCTCCGCTGGCAGTTGCTGGTGGAGCGGGGCTAGATCGGTGGGGCGGGCGATCGCTACAGGCAGGGGATGTCCGGCGGCACCATGGGGATGAGCGAAAACGTGGCAGGGACGAACGGCGGGGGTGCGGGGGCGAGCGGCACGCGTCGCAAGCTCGCAATGCTCATGGCGGCCATCTTCCTGCTCGTGCTGGCGCTGATCACGGTCGGCAACGCCGAATCCATGATCAGCGATTTCGACGCCGCCGGCGTGCACGAGACGGTGGCGCATATCTGGATCTGGCAGGCGACGAGCATATTCGCCTGGTTAAGCGTGGCGGCGCTGATCTGGTGGGCGGTCGCGCGCATCCGGCCGCCGCGTTTTTCGTGGCCCGTGGCCGCAATTCTCTTCCTGGCCGGCCTGCCGATCGCCTCCGGCATCCACATCGCCTTGATGATCGCGTTGCGGAACGTTGCTTACGCGCTTGAGGGCGCGACCTATCATTTCCAGGGCGGTATCGCGAACCCGTATCTGTACGAATTTCGCAAGGATATCCCGACCTATCTCCAGTTCGTGGCGCTGGCCGCACTGTGCCAATGGCTGCTCGCACGCGTCGGCACTGCGCCCGTGGCGGCCGATCTGCCACGGGACCGCTATCTGGCGGTCAGCGACGGCGCCGTGACGCATCAGGTGCCGATCGCCGACATCGTCCAGCTCGTCGCGGCAGGCAATTATGTCGAGATAGAAGTCGCGGGCCGGACCCTGCTCAATCGCGCGACCCTCGCGACGATGGAGACGGAGCTGGGCGGGCGCTTCGTCCGCATCCACCGCAGTCGGCTCGTCAATCGCGACGCCATCCGCCGGATCGAGACCAACCAGTCGGGCGATTTCGTAGTGGTACTGGCCGACGGCCGGAGCGTGAAGGGCAGCCGCCGCTATCGGGCGGGTGTAGAACAGCGTCTTTGAACCGTAAGCGCGAACGCCTATAGAGGGTTCATGTCCTCCATACGCCCCTGGCGCGATATCACGCGCCGCCAGTCTCGCCAGATCATGGTCGGCAACGTACCGGTCGGGGGCGGCGCGCCGATCACCGTGCAGACGATGACCAATACGCCGACGGACGACGTGCGTGCCACGGTCGACCAGATCCGCCGCTGCGAGGAAGCGGGCGCGGACATCATCCGCGTCTCCTGTCCGGACGAGGCCTCGACCGCAGCGTTGCGCCAGATCGTGCGCGCGTCGCGCATACCGATCGTGGCGGATATCCATTTCCACTATAAGCGCGCGCTCGAGGCGGCGGATGCGGGCGCTGCCTGCCTGCGCATCAATCCGGGCAATATCGGTTCCGCCGCCCGCGTTGCCGAGGTCGTGCGCGCGGCCAAGGCCAATGGCTGCTCGATGCGGATCGGCGTCAATGCCGGCAGCCTTGAGCGCGATTTGCTCGAAAAATATGGCGAACCTTGCCCGGAGGCGCTGGTCGAGAGCGCCCTCGACCATATCAAATATCTGCAGGACCTCGACTTCCACGAATATAAGGTCGCGGTGAAGGCGTCGGACCTGTTCCTCGCCGTTGCCGCCTATCAGCAGCTCGCCGATGTCGTCGATTGTCCGCTGCACCTGGGTATCACCGAGGCGGGCGGACTGATTGGGGGCACCGTCAAATCCTCGATCGGCATGGGCAGCCTGCTGTGGTTCGGCATCGGCGACACGATCCGCGTCTCGCTCTCGGCCGAGCCCGAGGAAGAAGTGCGCGTCGGCTTCGAGATGCTGAAGGCGCTCGGATTGCGCCAGCGCGGCGTGCGCGTCATTTCCTGCCCGTCCTGCGCGCGCCAGGGCTTCGACGTGATCCGCACCGTGGAAGCATTGGAGTCGCGGCTGACGCACATTCGCACGCCGATGTCGCTGTCTGTCCTCGGCTGTGTCGTCAACGGCCCGGGCGAAGCGCGCGAGACGGATATCGGTCTTACCGGCGGCGGTAACGGCAAGCATATGGTATATTTGTCCGGCGTGACCGATCACACCGTCCAGGACGAGGATATGATCGAGCATATCGTTCGACTGGTCGAGGCCAAGGCCGCCGAGATTGAAGCGGCCAACGCGGCCCTCGCCGTGGCGGCGGAGTGAATATCGCTCGCGAGGCGACACTATCGATGCATTATTCCCCGACGAGAGCCGGGGCCCAGTACCGGCCGGTGACCCGCGCCCCGGCTCTCGTCGGGAAATGGCAGAGGGCCGGGCCGTGACTCGATCAACAAGCCGCCCGATCGTTCCTTTCCTCGTTGCATGCCTCGGCATCGCGACTTTCTCCTGCATGGACGCGGTCATGAAGCGGGTGTCGATCGATATCGGCGCCTATAATGCGATGCTGTGGCGCTCGCTGGTCGGGCTGGCGATGAGCGCGGTGCCGTTCCTTATCCTGCGCGAGACATGGCCGGCGCGCGGCCGCATCCTCCTCCACATCAAGCGCAGCGGCGCTGCGGGCATTTCGGTGTTCCTGTTCTTTTGGGGGCTGGTGCGCGTGCCGATGGCCGAAGGCGTCGCGCTCACTTTCCTGTCGCCGATCATTGCCCTGCTGCTCGCGGCACCGATGCTGGGGGAGAAAATCCGTCGTAGCGCGATCGTCGCCTGTGCACTCGCTTTCGCCGGTGTGATCGTGATCGTCATCGGCAAGAGCGGGGAGGGCGGCGGCCCGCAGGCGCTGCATGGCGCGATAGCGATCGTCATCGCCAGCCTGTTCTATGCCTATAATCTGGTGCTGCTACGCCGTTCAGCCTTGCTGGCAGGCGCGATCGAGATCACCTTTTTCACCAATCTGGTCTTCTCGGGCCTGTTCGTACTGGGGGCGCCGGTTGCGGCGATAGCGCTCCCGCTGCAATACGCGCCGCTGATTTGCCTGGCGGCCGGCCTGGCGATCATATCGTCGCTGCTGATCGCCTGGGCCTATGCCCGGGCCGAGGCGCAGCGGCTTTTGCCGGTGGAGTTCACCGCCTTTGTGTGGGCGGCTATCTTGGGAGCGATCGTGTTCGGAGAGAGAGTGCTGCCCCTGACCTTATTGGGTGCCGCGATGATCATCGGCGGCTGCGCGATCGCGATGCGTGGCAAGGCGACGCCGGGTCCTGCGACCGAGGCGGCCGCATGATCGTGCGCCGTGCCAGCCCGGCCGACGTTCCCGCCATCCTGCGGCTGATCGTCGCG
It includes:
- a CDS encoding DMT family transporter, whose amino-acid sequence is MAEGRAVTRSTSRPIVPFLVACLGIATFSCMDAVMKRVSIDIGAYNAMLWRSLVGLAMSAVPFLILRETWPARGRILLHIKRSGAAGISVFLFFWGLVRVPMAEGVALTFLSPIIALLLAAPMLGEKIRRSAIVACALAFAGVIVIVIGKSGEGGGPQALHGAIAIVIASLFYAYNLVLLRRSALLAGAIEITFFTNLVFSGLFVLGAPVAAIALPLQYAPLICLAAGLAIISSLLIAWAYARAEAQRLLPVEFTAFVWAAILGAIVFGERVLPLTLLGAAMIIGGCAIAMRGKATPGPATEAAA